A genome region from Gemmatimonadota bacterium includes the following:
- a CDS encoding N-acetyltransferase, translating to MNKADTSLTPASNGSDIVIRPAVIGDVPEIMEILQPYIEEDILLPVSVYRLFEHIRYFVVGERDGQVIGCGSLVIVWHDLAEVRSLAVRRGCQGGGVGGRIVDELIAEAEELGVARVFALTYETSFFGRHGFEVVDRETLPHKVWKDCTSCARFTHCDEIAVARTLIPEDQRKPEPALPDMQQDPTLIMPSPAPQ from the coding sequence ATGAACAAAGCTGACACGTCTTTGACGCCGGCCTCGAACGGAAGCGACATCGTCATCCGTCCGGCCGTGATCGGGGACGTCCCCGAGATCATGGAGATTCTCCAACCCTATATCGAGGAGGACATCCTCCTTCCGGTGTCGGTCTACCGCCTGTTCGAGCACATCCGTTATTTCGTCGTGGGCGAGCGGGACGGCCAGGTGATAGGCTGCGGTTCCCTCGTGATCGTGTGGCACGACCTGGCCGAGGTGCGGTCCCTGGCCGTCCGGAGAGGATGCCAGGGCGGCGGCGTCGGCGGGCGCATCGTCGACGAACTGATCGCGGAAGCGGAGGAACTGGGCGTCGCCCGGGTCTTCGCCCTGACCTACGAGACCAGCTTCTTCGGCCGCCACGGGTTCGAGGTGGTCGATCGCGAGACCCTGCCGCACAAGGTATGGAAGGACTGTACCTCCTGCGCCCGTTTCACCCACTGCGACGAGATCGCGGTAGCCCGGACGCTGATCCCCGAAGACCAGCGGAAACCGGAACCCGC